From the genome of Triticum aestivum cultivar Chinese Spring chromosome 3B, IWGSC CS RefSeq v2.1, whole genome shotgun sequence, one region includes:
- the LOC123069358 gene encoding putative E3 ubiquitin-protein ligase LIN has protein sequence MAGPTPTYSFVVAHASAFLAELIADPLLRRHLLSAAAAADGGGGQHTAATLQALSLISDALDTVPSASPSPSSLRAAERLLLSLPAATPLSCLLSALASAARRRGGAPSAASSVLDLFVLDPALARHELAPAAFEALFAPRLLAVMRHFATRRASAAAAVASAAQGDEDRSDETVALSAMRVLSLMSGAQAHEMRGLEREYEMVLDVNCKAYALYLKKILEAGEAPRMSPPPPPPELVFTVGQHADEYENTGYEEASTDADDGAVSSQNGVRNNPMWAEAEGDMYPRQGSIKGRREMMRPPSLYPQRVAPHLIVQQQKKQPPQVGRGSPATRLRAGYSPATASDESTEDSSSELYTGKQEKPAASPLSKPRRAQPRGDDGARLSPEPSRSPMGGDADLSRHQQQQAATTPKDFVCPITSQVFDDPVTLETGQTYERRAIQEWLDRGNATCPITRQHLHGGSLPKTNYVLKRLIAGWREQSPPATPITPPTPATPAVPRTPAARMESPAPAFKINSPSPDATGSQASAPSPTSVIVQATVESAVGELRAAVSCLCTSEELAESEKSVLRIERLWREAGAAEQAFFSALAKPAVINGFVEILFNSVSAQVLQVAVFLLAELASRDDGVVQTLTRVDTDVDCLVALFKKGLVEAVVLIFLLSPSVEQLVEMDMGEALVATIRRADEADALNMCVKPKSASVILLSQILTESGVGRESTPPVPRSALVSERFVRSTALVLEAEQVEVRVAAMRILMRCIAEDGHCRSSIVEKLAVGAVLDAFHVVGDADKFEIVRFLSELLKLKKRSAAERVLRAIKEGSSFSMMHTLLVYLQSTTPEQSPVVAGLLLQLDLLVEPRKISMYREEAMDSLVQCLKNSDFPRSQLLAAETIMNFPGKFSSSGRPLARSALLKLARVKERYRQSQELSVVRGTDGAEDDAAGEEKAASEWERKTAYALVSHEFGLVLEALSECLESKNAELFAASLVCAAWLVHMLSLLPDTGVLGAARVCLLRQLVLVLRSAKHGSDRALAMVALRSFMNDREGMQDITTYIKDVLRTLRELKKSSGLAFEMLKLLSDGQESSIDMWNHKELNNADCSSNGEVTSIVYYKSYIFSGHSDGTLKVWEGSENILRLVQESQEHTKAITSLSILPSEEKLYSGSMDRTIRVWQFRDGLRCAEVYDTRDPVQNLAVAGAMACFVPQGAGVKTLSWNGGTPKVLNPSKSVRSMALVHGKLFCGCNDGSIQEIDLASGTLGVIQSGNKRILGKSNPVYSLQVHDGLLYTGSTPLDGASVKIWNSSNYNLVGSIPSAAEVRSLVVSADLVYLGSRNGAVEIWSREKLIKIGALQAGGAGCRVQCMAVDADGDVLVVGTSDGKIQAWGLT, from the exons ATGGCAGGGCCTACGCCGACGTACTCCTTCGTCGTGGCGCACGCCTCGGCGTTCCtcgcggagctcatcgccgaccCGCTCCTCCGGCGCCACCTCCTCTCCGCCGCAGCCGCCGCGGACGGCGGCGGGGGGCAGCACACGGCCGCGACGCTCCAGGCGCTGTCGCTCATATCGGACGCGCTGGACACGGTCCcttccgcctcgccgtcgccgtcgtcgctccgggcCGCCGAGCGGCTGCTGCTGTCCCTCCCCGCGGCCACCCCGCTCTCCTGCCTCCTCTCCGCTCTCGCGTCGGCAGCGCGACGACGCGGCGGGGCGCCGTCCGCCGCGTCCTCCGTGCTCGACCTCTTCGTCCTCGACCCCGCGCTCGCGCGCCACGAGCTCGCGCCCGCGGCATTCGAGGCACTCTTCGCGCCGCGCCTCCTCGCCGTCATGCGGCACTTCGCCACACGCCGCGCGTCTGCCGCCGCCGCAGTGGCCTCCGCGGCACAGGGAGACGAAGACAGATCCGACGAGACAGTGGCGCTGTCGGCGATGAGGGTGCTGTCACTGATGAGCGGCGCCCAGGCGCACGAGATGAGGGGCCTGGAGCGCGAGTACGAGATGGTGCTGGACGTGAACTGCAAGGCCTACGCGCTCTACCTAAAGAAGATCCTCGAAGCCGGCGAGGCGCCAAGgatgtcgccgccgcctcctcctccagagctTGTATTCACCGTCGGACAGCACGCCGACGAGTACGAGAACACCGGCTACGAGGAAGCCTCGACGGACGCCGACGATGGGGCCGTCAGTTCACAGAATGGCGTACGGAATAAT CCGATGTGGGCGGAGGCGGAGGGCGACATGTACCCGCGGCAGGGCAGCATCAAAGGCCGGAGGGAAATGATGAGGCCGCCGAGCCTGTACCCGCAGCGCGTGGCTCCGCACCTCATAGTGCAGCAGCAGAAGAAGCAGCCGCCGCAGGTCGGCAGAGGAAGCCCGGCGACCAGACTCCGGGCTGGATACTCGCCTGCCACGGCTTCCGACGAAAGCACGGAGGATTCTTCATCCGAGCTCTACACCGGAAAACAG GAAAAGCCTGCGGCGTCCCCACTGTCCAAGCCACGCAGAGCTCAGCCACGCGGCGACGATGGCGCCCGCCTCTCTCCGGAGCCCTCGAG GTCCCCGATGGGCGGCGACGCGGACCTGTCGCGGCATCAGCAGCAGCAGGCGGCGACGACGCCCAAGGACTTCGTGTGCCCGATCACCAGCCAGGTGTTCGACGACCCCGTCACGCTCGAGACCGGCCAGACGTACGAGCGCCGCGCCATacaggagtggctcgaccgcggcAACGCCACCTGCCCCATCACGCGCCAGCACCTCCACGGCGGCAGCCTCCCCAAGACCAACTACGTCCTCAAGCGCCTCATCGCCGGCTGGCGCGAGCAGAGCCCGCCCGCCACGCCCATCACGCCCCCCACGCCTGCCACGCCCGCGGTGCCGAGAACACCCGCCGCGAGGATGGAAAGCCCGGCCCCCGCGTTCAAGATCAACTCGCCGTCCCCGGACGCCACCGGCAGCCAGGCGAGCGCGCCGTCGCCGACCAGCGTCATCGTGCAGGCCACCGTGGAGAGCGCCGTCGGCGAGCTCCGCGCCGCGGTGTCCTGCCTCTGCACGTCCGAGGAGCTGGCCGAGTCGGAGAAGTCGGTGCTCAGGATCGAGCGGCTCTGGCGCGAGGCCGGCGCCGCCGAGCAGGCCTTCTTCTCCGCGCTGGCCAAGCCCGCCGTCATCAACGGCttcgtggagatcctcttcaactccGTCAGCGCGCAGGTGCTGCAGGTGgccgtcttcctcctcgccgagctcGCCTCCCGCGACGACGGCGTCGTGCAGACGCTCACGCGGGTGGACACCGACGTGGACTGCCTGGTCGCCCTGTTCAAGAAAGGGCTCGTCGAGGCCGTCGTGCTCATCTTTCTCCTCTCTCCTTCCGTAGAGCAGCTTGTCGAGATGGACATGGGCGAAGCGCTGGTGGCCACCATCCGGCGAGCCGATGAGGCAGACGCGCTCAACATGTGCGTCAAGCCCAAGTCCGCGTCAGTGATCCTCCTGAGCCAGATTCTCACAGAATCAGGCGTCGGCCGGGAGAGCACGCCGCCGGTGCCGAGGTCCGCTCTTGTGTCTGAGAGATTCGTGAGGAGCACGGCGCTGGTCTTAGAGGCCGAACAGGTCGAGGTGAGGGTGGCCGCAATGAGGATCCTGATGCGATGCATCGCGGAAGACGGCCACTGCCGGAGCAGCATCGTGGAGAAGCTGGCGGTGGGCGCCGTCCTAGACGCCTTCCACGTCGTCGGCGACGCCGACAAGTTCGAAATCGTGCGGTTCCTCTCCGAGCTTCTGAAGCTGAAAAA GCGATCGGCCGCGGAACGTGTGCTTCGGGCGATCAAAGAGGGGAGCTCCTTCAGCATGATGCACACGCTCCTCGTGTATCTGCAGTCCACCACGCCGGAGCAGAGCCCCGTCGTCGCCGGACTTCTTCTTCAGCTCGATCTCTTG GTGGAACCGAGGAAGATAAGCATGTACCGCGAGGAGGCGATGGACAGCCTCGTGCAGTGCCTCAAGAACTCGGATTTTCCGAGGAGCCAGCTCCTCGCCGCCGAGACCATCATGAACTTCCCCGGAAAGTTCTCGTCGTCCGGGCGGCCGCTCGCCCGGTCCGCCCTGCTGAAGCTCGCAAGGGTGAAGGAGAGGTATCGGCAGTCGCAGGAGCTGAGCGTCGTTCGTGGCACCGACGGCGCCGAGGACGACGCGGCCGGGGAAGAGAAGGCGGCGTCGGAGTGGGAGAGGAAGACGGCGTACGCGCTGGTGAGCCACGAGTTCGGGCTGGTGCTGGAGGCCCTGTCCGAGTGCCTGGAGAGCAAGAACGCGGAGCTGTTCGCGGCGAGCCTCGTGTGCGCGGCATGGCTCGTCCACATGCTCTCCCTCCTCCCGGACACCGGCGTGCTCGGCGCCGCGCGTGTCTGCCTGCTCCGGCAGCTCGTGCTCGTCCTCAGGTCCGCCAAGCACGGCAGCGACCGCGCCCTCGCCATGGTGGCGCTGAGGAGCTTCATGAACGACCGTG AGGGCATGCAAGACATCACGACGTACATCAAGGACGTGCTGAGGACATTGAGGGAGCTCAAGAAATCGTCCGGCCTCGCGTTCGAGATGCTGAAGCTGCTGTCAGATGGTCAGGAGTCTAGCATC GACATGTGGAACCACAAGGAGCTTAACAATGCCGATTGCAGCTCGAACGGCGAGGTCACGTCGATCGTTTACTACAAGAGCTACATCTTCTCCGGGCACTCCGATGGAACACTAAAG GTGTGGGAGGGAAGCGAGAACATCCTTCGCCTCGTCCAGGAATCCCAGGAGCACACGAAAGCAATCACCAGCTTGTCAATCCTGCCCTCGGAGGAGAAGCTCTACAGCGGATCCATGGACAGAACTATCAGG GTGTGGCAGTTCCGGGACGGCCTCCGGTGCGCGGAGGTGTACGACACGCGGGACCCCGTGCAGAACCTGGCCGTGGCGGGCGCCATGGCCTGCTTCGTGCCGCAGGGCGCCGGCGTGAAGACGCTGAGCTGGAACGGCGGCACCCCCAAGGTGCTGAACCCGAGCAAGTCCGTGCGGTCCATGGCGCTGGTGCACGGCAAGCTCTTCTGCGGCTGCAACGACGGCAGCATCCAGGAGATCGACCTGGCCAGCGGGACGCTGGGCGTCATCCAGTCCGGGAACAAGAGGATCCTCGGCAAGTCCAACCCGGTCTACTCCCTGCAGGTCCACGACGGGCTGCTCTACACCGGGAGCACCCCGCTCGACGGCGCGTCGGTCAAG ATATGGAACAGCTCGAACTACAACCTGGTTGGGTCGATACCGTCGGCGGCGGAGGTGCGGTCGCTGGTGGTGAGCGCGGACCTGGTGTACCTCGGCTCCAGGAATGGCGCCGTGGAGATCTGGTCCAGGGAGAAGCTCATCAAAATCGGCGCCCTCCAGGCCGGCGGAGCCGGCTGCCGGGTCCAGTGCATGGCGGTGGACGCCGACGGGGACGTCCTCGTCGTCGGAACGTCTGACGGCAAAATTCAG GCTTGGGGATTGACATGA